In Colletotrichum higginsianum IMI 349063 chromosome 1, whole genome shotgun sequence, the DNA window aaattgTATGAATACTACTACCCCGTCATAGGTCTGAATTCACGCCCTTTGACCATGTTGGTTGATGCCATACGCGATGTACATgcacacccctcccccttttaTGTCGGCGGCTGCGCTAGACAAGACGATCAATCCCAAACCCGTCATCTCTAATTCTATTTATCCAACCCAGCTCTATGGGATTCTAAATATTCATTCTAGCCAAGCACCCGTGACGAATTCCACACAGCTGACCCCGTGTTTTGGGTCATCTCGGCAGATGCCGTCTCTCATCTCGCAATGATCTGACAAGTGAGACTGCGTGACGGGGAGGGTTGGATGTCTTCCGCCCCAAGCAAGCCACGGATGTCACCAGCCCATCTCTCTACGTTCCAAGCGTCAACGCAGCAACTAAAGGAAGTGTACGCAAAACTcatttctctctctctctctatctctgATACTCGCGCGCTAAGATCGGCGAATCTCCCCCGCCTCATTGCGTATTATGTGATGCAAGAGTCTgggccttgccgccgccacaTGTTGTAAGTCGTGAGTCGTCACTATGGGACTGACTCGCTGCTTGCTAGTGGGCAGATATGCAGCAATTGTCCACCTTCCAACGTCGATGCAGATATCGGTACGCCCACCGCCCCGGGTGTGTCGTCCCTTTGCGCATGCTTATCCGAGATACGCAGCCACCGGCTTTCGTGTCTGTCGCAGAACGTACTCGACTTTCTATGAGTCATGACATCattttgtgtgtgtgcgtgtgagtgagtgagtgagtgagtcGAAGCATGGTTGCAACTCCCATTCATGCAGATGACACCGATGCCACGGACCGGAGCACCTCCAACAGCCACCACGCGTGGATTCGAATGTCATCCGTCAGCTCCGGGTGGAAGCTCGTGGCAAAGATGTTGGCCTGCCTCACGGCGACGATGTCACcgaccgagtcgtcggccGTGCTCTGGctgacgccctcggcggccctCGTCTTGCGCCCGGGCAGGACGGCCAGGACCtcgaccgacgacgacggcttgGCCTCGGTCGAGAGGATCTCTTCGACGATGGGCGCGCGGATGAAGACGCCGGGGtagggcgaggaggaggccgcctTCAGAGCATCATCGCCCTGCGTCAGGAAcggcaggtcgaggtcggcgacgaaGCTCTCGATCTGGCGGCCAAAGTGGTTGCGGTGGACgcggacgccgaggccgccgatgagctCCTGGCCGCCCTTCTTGGTGGCGTTGGCCTcatcggcgaggaggatggcgccGGCACATGTGCCCCATACGGGCTTGCGGTTGACTCTAGGGGTTGGGGGTTAGACGTCTCATATAacgatggatggatgagaATTTGAAAAGTGGGATCAAGATGATGGGTTGGAATGGTTCCCGGGTGGTGTGAGCTGAGATTCgtagccaaggcggtccATCCCTTCTCGAGAATTGCACAGGTACGCAAAGAATAtggaggatgaagaagaaaaaatgAAGGAAAGacgaaggaaaaaaagatttgAGGTTGCAGACACCACGGGACAAAAACAAATCAACCATCGACCGACTTACTTGACAAACTCCCTCAGGGGCTCCATCAACCCCGACTGCGTCGCGACAAACGAGATGGTGGTGCTCTCGCCGCCCGGAATGATGAGGGCATCGCAGCGGCGGAGCTCTGCCTCGGTGCGGACCTCGATGGCAGCGATATCGGGTCTCGGgcttggcgccggcggctgggccgtcgCAAGCCAGGCGGCGGCTTTCCGCGTGAGCTGGACGTGCTCGTGGAAGCCACCCTGGAGGGCCAGAAcgccgacggtgacggtCGACATGGTTTGAGTGCGTgatgagagagtgagagagtgagagagagagtgtgacTGTGTGTGTGAttgggtgagtgagtgggtgggtgCGTGAGTGAGAGTAAGTGGATGAGCGATAGTGAGTGGATGAGTGagtatgtatgtatgtgtgttgCTGCTTAAgcctgttgttgttggcgcGGAGACTTAGAGTTCCTCTAAGCCAAGAGGGAAAAAATATCGCTAGAGAGTTTTGCAAGCCGTTGCGGTTGAGTCATTTACAGCCCTCGAGACACCACTTCGCACATAGGCCCCAATGAACAagagcagcggcagcggcagacAGGCCTTGGCGATAAAGATTCGTGGTCGACCCTTGCTAGTCGGCctgctggtggtggtatTTGGCGGTTTAGTAACCAGTTGTCCGCggccaggggggggagggggtttggcggaggagggaggggccgTGGGGAGGCCGTTACGTACGGCCGACTTGCGCCGCGGCTTCAGGGTTCACCACGGAGTTCTCACCACGGAGTTCTTGCGGCGGTGGGTTTGTGGCTCTTGTCAACTGGCTGCCAAGGGCGCAAAGGGCGTAAAGGCGCAGAGCGGAGCAACGGGACTTGGAAAGGCGGCCGATGGTGGCGGAACAAGATAGAAAGACAACAGGACAAGAGAACTGAGCGGCATGACGGCTTGAGTTACACACAACCTTGGGGTTGGGAGGGGCTCGGCTTCACATCCGATGACAACCGCTCGCCCGCCGCTCGGAGTCGGCCCAGACCCTAGCAGCATGCTCAGGCAGGCCCCCAAGCAACTATACAGGTAGACAGTTGTCGAGACTCGTCTGTCTGCTCCGTATCTTGCTACATTGCACGTAACGTCCGCCTTCGTCACTCGCGACAGTCAGCCAGACGCGGTAGGGGGAGAACAAAGTGACAGGTGGTCATGGTCATGATTAAGAGAACATGACGGGCCGTTCAACGGCATCTCCCTCATCCCAGAAATGGATGGGAATCCACCTGCGGCTTCTCGCGCAGCTCTAGAAGAATCCTCTCTTCAGATAACACACTCCGCCCCGCGTTCAAACACCGGCGCGTGGGCCGCCAACCGCCCGCTACGGAGACTCGGGACTTGGATGACACTGTGATGCTGTCAAGGTTTGCCCCTGTACCATGACCCGGAGTAACCGTATCTTGCCTTTCCGAGATCGGGACTTTGTCCGTCCACACTCTCTCGTCCTCTTTCCATGTactgtctctctctctctctctctcgccctcTCTCGTAAGGTGGCTCGGCCCTAGAGGGGTTTCCTATGACCAAGTGTCACCGCCGAGTCACTCGTCAGGTCCAGGCGGCTGGGTGAGGGTTGCGTTctctcccccgccccct includes these proteins:
- a CDS encoding SNO glutamine amidotransferase, producing the protein MSTVTVGVLALQGGFHEHVQLTRKAAAWLATAQPPAPSPRPDIAAIEVRTEAELRRCDALIIPGGESTTISFVATQSGLMEPLREFVKVNRKPVWGTCAGAILLADEANATKKGGQELIGGLGVRVHRNHFGRQIESFVADLDLPFLTQGDDALKAASSSPYPGVFIRAPIVEEILSTEAKPSSSVEVLAVLPGRKTRAAEGVSQSTADDSVGDIVAVRQANIFATSFHPELTDDIRIHAWWLLEVLRSVASVSSA